One stretch of Gemmatimonas sp. DNA includes these proteins:
- a CDS encoding sorbosone dehydrogenase family protein, which yields MKRHPVCTLVVSLAGVLLVAPMVASCGGRAQLPLAAGIGPTPTLDAPRTSLIPTIGVASARPWLAREMPVAGPGLAVHPFARGLDHPRWLYVLPNGDVLVAETNAPERPDDATGIKGWFFKRFQRKAGGAVASANRITLLRDTDGDGMADVRSVLLSGLTSPFGMTLVGDVLYVANTDAIVRFPYRAGVQRIDATGTRVVALPAGSRNHHWTKNVVASLDGSTLFVAVGSNSNAAEHGMDVEADRAAIWAVDVRTGRHRILASGLRNPVGMSFEPTTGALWVAVNERDELGSDLVPDYMTRVRDGAFYGWPYSYFGQHVDTRVKPTRADLVASAVVPDYALGAHTASLGLAFSRAGAMPGALPRALQQGAFVAQHGSWNRKPMSGYKVIFVPFVNGVPSGAPIDVLTGFLEREEFARGRPVGVAIDARGALLVADDVGNAIWRVTAK from the coding sequence ATGAAACGCCATCCTGTCTGCACCCTGGTCGTATCGCTCGCCGGCGTGTTGCTCGTCGCGCCGATGGTGGCGTCCTGCGGTGGCCGCGCCCAGCTGCCACTCGCCGCTGGTATCGGACCGACGCCGACGCTCGACGCCCCGCGGACATCGCTCATTCCCACCATCGGTGTCGCCAGCGCGCGCCCTTGGTTGGCACGTGAGATGCCGGTGGCCGGCCCCGGACTCGCGGTGCACCCCTTCGCGCGCGGTCTCGATCATCCGCGGTGGTTGTACGTGCTGCCCAACGGCGACGTGCTGGTCGCGGAAACCAATGCACCGGAGCGGCCGGACGATGCCACCGGTATCAAAGGCTGGTTCTTCAAGCGCTTTCAGCGGAAAGCCGGTGGTGCGGTCGCGAGCGCCAATCGCATAACCCTGCTGCGCGATACGGATGGTGACGGCATGGCGGATGTGCGCTCGGTGCTGCTCTCCGGACTGACGTCGCCGTTCGGCATGACGCTGGTGGGTGACGTGCTGTATGTGGCGAACACCGATGCCATCGTCCGCTTTCCGTATCGCGCCGGTGTGCAGCGCATCGACGCTACGGGCACGCGCGTAGTCGCGCTTCCCGCCGGCTCGCGCAATCACCACTGGACGAAGAACGTGGTCGCGTCGCTGGACGGCAGCACGCTGTTCGTGGCGGTGGGATCGAACAGCAATGCGGCCGAGCATGGTATGGATGTCGAAGCCGATCGCGCCGCGATCTGGGCCGTCGATGTGCGCACGGGACGCCATCGCATTCTCGCCAGCGGTTTGCGCAATCCCGTCGGGATGAGCTTCGAGCCGACGACCGGTGCACTGTGGGTCGCCGTGAATGAGCGCGATGAGCTGGGGAGCGATCTCGTGCCGGACTACATGACGCGGGTACGCGACGGCGCGTTCTACGGCTGGCCCTACAGCTACTTCGGCCAGCATGTCGACACGCGCGTGAAGCCGACACGAGCCGATCTGGTCGCGAGCGCGGTGGTGCCCGACTACGCGCTCGGGGCCCATACTGCGTCGCTGGGGCTCGCCTTCTCGCGCGCCGGTGCGATGCCCGGTGCGCTGCCGCGTGCACTGCAACAGGGTGCCTTCGTCGCGCAGCACGGCTCGTGGAACCGCAAGCCCATGAGCGGCTACAAGGTGATCTTCGTGCCGTTCGTGAATGGCGTGCCGTCGGGAGCGCCCATTGACGTGCTCACGGGATTTCTCGAGCGCGAGGAGTTCGCGCGCGGGCGTCCGGTCGGCGTCGCCATCGACGCGCGCGGGGCGTTGTTGGTGGCCGACGACGTGGGCAATGCGATTTGGCGCGTCACGGCGAAGTAG
- a CDS encoding DUF2239 family protein yields MTSPMDSPMVTAFRGHELLAAGELREVARVVWRAVKEAEPHHGAVLVFDDATARVIDLEMRGDERAMLAHLDAMARANPVARADDIAAPDTAPRPRGRPKLGVVAREITLLPRHWEWLATQPGGASVALRKLVDAARRAPSDDDRAKAARDVAYRFMNAVAGDFSQFEEVIRALYRGDEARFRDLIAAWPHDIAVYSAQLAFPDQSPVRDA; encoded by the coding sequence ATGACATCGCCAATGGATTCGCCGATGGTCACCGCGTTCCGCGGACACGAACTGCTGGCGGCGGGCGAACTGCGTGAGGTGGCTCGGGTGGTGTGGCGTGCCGTGAAGGAGGCCGAGCCGCATCATGGTGCCGTGTTGGTGTTCGACGATGCGACGGCTCGGGTGATCGATCTCGAGATGCGAGGCGACGAGCGCGCGATGTTGGCGCACCTCGACGCCATGGCGCGCGCGAATCCAGTTGCGCGCGCGGACGATATCGCCGCCCCCGACACGGCCCCTCGCCCGCGTGGACGTCCCAAGCTTGGCGTGGTGGCGCGCGAGATCACGCTGTTGCCGCGGCACTGGGAGTGGCTCGCCACGCAGCCGGGTGGCGCGTCGGTCGCGCTCCGCAAACTCGTGGATGCCGCGCGTCGCGCGCCGTCGGACGACGATCGCGCCAAGGCCGCGCGCGATGTGGCCTACCGATTCATGAACGCCGTAGCCGGCGACTTCAGTCAGTTCGAAGAAGTGATCCGCGCCCTGTATCGCGGCGACGAAGCGCGATTCCGCGACCTGATAGCGGCGTGGCCCCACGACATTGCTGTCTACTCGGCGCAGCTGGCATTTCCTGACCAGTCACCGGTGCGCGACGCATGA
- a CDS encoding carboxypeptidase-like regulatory domain-containing protein: protein MRISLLLGLALALGCGTATACIAQSRPARAATTDSATVGSSPLLGDVVDALGRPMANVEVYLAGTEFTTRTDARGFWIFPDPPRGARVLAARALGYAPVARAINISARRPDTIPLALRKLPRTLSTVKVQASYDGATLEAAAIAERILQLRVSTGKLYTRDSLLARKPQSMVDLLMGIPGIIARREQQGFSVYASRAGAGALSVAGSPCPIQFFVNRAAVDVDFVAAMSPMQWQSVEVYPITTMLSGLQLVSGTCGAIVITMM, encoded by the coding sequence ATGCGGATTTCTCTTCTCCTCGGACTCGCGCTGGCACTGGGGTGCGGCACGGCGACAGCCTGCATCGCACAGTCGCGACCCGCGCGCGCCGCGACGACTGACTCTGCCACGGTCGGTTCCTCGCCGCTGCTCGGCGACGTCGTCGATGCGCTCGGTCGACCCATGGCGAACGTCGAGGTCTATCTGGCCGGCACGGAGTTTACGACCCGCACCGATGCGCGAGGATTCTGGATTTTTCCTGATCCACCACGTGGTGCACGAGTGCTCGCCGCGCGTGCGCTGGGATATGCACCAGTGGCTCGTGCCATCAATATTTCGGCGCGTCGACCTGACACGATTCCACTGGCGTTGCGCAAGCTCCCACGAACGCTGTCCACCGTAAAAGTACAGGCCAGCTACGACGGGGCAACGCTGGAGGCGGCGGCGATCGCTGAGCGCATTCTCCAACTTCGCGTCAGCACCGGCAAACTGTACACACGCGACAGCCTTCTCGCACGAAAGCCTCAGTCAATGGTCGATCTGCTCATGGGCATTCCCGGGATCATCGCACGACGCGAGCAGCAGGGCTTCTCGGTCTATGCCTCGCGCGCCGGTGCTGGCGCTCTGTCCGTTGCCGGTTCCCCGTGTCCCATACAGTTTTTCGTGAATCGGGCCGCCGTTGATGTCGATTTCGTCGCGGCGATGAGCCCCATGCAGTGGCAAAGCGTCGAGGTCTACCCGATAACCACGATGCTGAGCGGCTTGCAGTTGGTATCAGGAACCTGCGGAGCGATCGTCATCACGATGATGTAG
- a CDS encoding RagB/SusD family nutrient uptake outer membrane protein yields MRMIKHSAVLLAAMSLGACNLDLQNPNSPTESQVITNVDGVIGLATGLQSRFATSYGNYAYTAGLVTDEFAATSAALISISDAEQGAVPPGTGIADAVFNSVYRTVRTADELLAGADALAAGIDPGTRSGLKALAWTLKAEALGEALQSYQKIPLQSFGVAAPTYESRTAGLVVVRALLDSAAATVAATPPSPFFNNSILTPGVSLPNVIQLYRARYARMANDQATALAASNLVARTGTAALSVLTFPAPTVNPYANVTGGVNGIAVRRSFRTSMLPQDQRFAYFVTPSTTLTGRVGAQLDPFSRWANPQAPLPMYMPDEALLIKAEALAVQGNLVAAQAVLDSVRTDCPGGRGLDDPKACLPALTSALTQPELLTEIYTQRRYELLGTGQRWEDSRRRGAIRGPTAAPAVPVQGQRCWLPYAFGDRNANPNATFAALPDPTEPSTFPASCQVQ; encoded by the coding sequence ATGCGTATGATCAAACACAGTGCGGTGCTGCTCGCCGCCATGTCTCTCGGGGCGTGCAATCTTGATTTGCAGAACCCCAACTCGCCCACAGAGTCGCAGGTCATCACCAATGTTGATGGGGTGATCGGACTCGCCACGGGACTGCAGTCGCGCTTCGCGACCTCGTACGGCAACTACGCCTACACGGCGGGCTTGGTGACTGACGAATTCGCGGCAACGAGTGCGGCGCTGATTTCCATCAGCGACGCCGAGCAGGGCGCGGTTCCCCCTGGAACCGGCATCGCCGATGCCGTTTTCAACTCCGTGTATCGAACCGTGCGCACGGCTGATGAATTGCTCGCCGGCGCCGATGCGCTGGCGGCCGGGATCGACCCGGGCACACGCAGCGGTCTCAAGGCGCTGGCGTGGACGCTCAAGGCCGAGGCGCTCGGGGAGGCGCTCCAATCGTATCAGAAGATCCCGCTGCAGAGCTTCGGCGTGGCCGCACCAACCTACGAAAGCCGTACGGCGGGATTGGTGGTCGTGCGAGCGTTGCTCGACTCGGCGGCTGCGACGGTAGCGGCGACTCCACCCAGCCCGTTCTTCAACAACAGCATCCTGACGCCGGGCGTCAGCTTGCCGAACGTGATCCAGCTGTACCGGGCCCGCTATGCGCGCATGGCGAACGATCAGGCCACGGCGTTGGCCGCCTCCAATCTCGTGGCGCGCACGGGAACGGCCGCGTTGTCGGTGCTCACCTTTCCGGCACCAACGGTCAATCCCTATGCGAACGTGACGGGCGGCGTGAACGGGATCGCGGTGCGTCGATCATTCCGCACGTCGATGCTGCCGCAGGATCAGCGATTCGCGTATTTCGTGACGCCGTCCACCACGCTCACGGGTCGCGTGGGCGCACAACTGGATCCGTTCAGCCGCTGGGCGAATCCGCAGGCGCCGCTGCCGATGTACATGCCCGACGAGGCGTTACTCATCAAGGCCGAAGCGCTCGCCGTGCAGGGTAATCTCGTGGCGGCGCAGGCCGTGCTCGATTCCGTGCGCACCGATTGTCCGGGTGGTCGCGGACTGGACGACCCCAAGGCATGCCTCCCGGCGCTCACGTCGGCGCTCACGCAACCCGAGCTGCTCACCGAGATCTACACGCAGCGCCGCTACGAGCTGCTGGGCACGGGACAGCGGTGGGAAGACTCGCGGCGTCGCGGCGCCATTCGTGGGCCGACGGCGGCGCCGGCGGTTCCTGTACAGGGACAGCGGTGCTGGCTGCCCTATGCCTTCGGCGACCGTAATGCCAACCCGAACGCCACCTTCGCGGCGCTTCCCGATCCCACTGAGCCGAGCACGTTCCCGGCCAGCTGTCAGGTCCAGTGA
- a CDS encoding DUF4397 domain-containing protein — protein MTMNPINSTSVRVTRRFTTALLTALAVAGTACGTTDAEGPLQPSGPQGRVRFVNVITDTTRGRVNAILESKPFGVNITYTQSTPAVLAAPNTALYAAVLSGSRSLVLKRTADTNTTVATISVSVTASQDRTIYAIGGASGTAVTAFQTVDDNAVPASGQARVRVVHLSPTAGAVDIFVTAVGADLATATPTLTNVAYQTASSYLPVAAGTYQVRVVPAGTAPALRAGAVAINVASLTLTAGTGRTIVAADNNVGGAPLRAFVLSDQ, from the coding sequence ATGACTATGAACCCGATCAACTCAACGAGCGTGCGCGTGACACGTCGCTTCACCACGGCGCTGCTCACGGCGCTGGCCGTCGCCGGAACGGCGTGCGGCACCACCGACGCCGAGGGTCCGCTGCAGCCCTCCGGCCCTCAAGGGCGCGTGCGCTTCGTGAACGTGATCACCGATACCACCCGTGGGCGGGTGAACGCGATTCTCGAGTCGAAGCCCTTTGGCGTGAACATCACGTACACGCAGAGTACGCCGGCCGTTCTGGCGGCACCGAATACGGCGCTGTACGCCGCAGTGCTCTCGGGCTCGCGTTCGCTCGTGCTCAAGCGCACGGCGGACACGAATACGACGGTGGCTACGATTAGCGTCAGCGTGACCGCCAGTCAGGATCGCACCATCTACGCCATCGGCGGGGCGTCGGGCACTGCCGTGACCGCCTTCCAAACGGTGGATGACAACGCCGTGCCTGCGTCGGGTCAGGCGCGTGTTCGTGTCGTCCATCTGAGCCCGACGGCCGGCGCGGTGGATATCTTCGTCACCGCCGTCGGTGCAGATCTCGCCACGGCGACGCCGACGCTGACCAACGTGGCATATCAGACGGCCTCGTCGTACTTGCCGGTGGCCGCCGGCACGTATCAAGTGCGCGTGGTGCCGGCCGGAACCGCGCCCGCGTTGCGTGCGGGTGCGGTCGCGATCAACGTGGCCAGCCTTACCCTCACGGCGGGCACCGGGCGCACGATCGTGGCGGCGGACAACAATGTTGGTGGTGCGCCGTTGCGCGCCTTCGTTCTCAGCGATCAGTAG
- a CDS encoding dodecin family protein: protein MSVAKVIEIISSSTKSFDDAVTQGIAKASETITGIAGAWIQDQSVEVANGKVTMYKVTLKLTFVLKAD, encoded by the coding sequence ATGTCAGTCGCCAAAGTCATTGAGATCATTTCGTCGAGCACCAAAAGCTTCGACGACGCCGTGACGCAGGGTATCGCGAAGGCCTCGGAAACGATCACCGGGATTGCCGGCGCCTGGATTCAGGACCAGAGTGTCGAGGTCGCCAACGGCAAGGTGACGATGTACAAGGTCACCCTCAAGCTGACGTTCGTGCTCAAGGCCGACTGA
- a CDS encoding kelch repeat-containing protein produces the protein MSHETRRRYAVTMAAFALTSSHALPPGHPSVGRAVATAAGSVVTTSAMRVERAAHTATALRDGRVLVAGGFTNEENAVSGAELFDPAGWRFAALPRMRTLRHSHTATLLPDGKVLLVGGYTAGSTVLAAAELFDPATNRFVPTGSLGAARAGHVAVALPNGKVLIAGGVGPAWSFLSSAEIYDPATGRFTPTGSMIIARESHAAVLLQSGHVLVVGGHQGRRADITLFTSAERYDVTSGTFRKVGDMRVRRHKHDAVLLRDGRVLITGGTDERDSDGIYNSTELFDPTSATFTMGPDLVRPRYKHNGSAVLLVNGTVLIAGGAAQAETFDPRSSAFSLVSGNSQMAGQFSAVAPIKNGGVLITGGYGGGRGPRASAWVYRP, from the coding sequence ATGTCTCACGAGACTCGCCGTCGCTATGCCGTCACCATGGCGGCGTTCGCCCTGACCTCGTCGCACGCTCTGCCACCGGGTCATCCGTCGGTCGGCAGGGCGGTTGCGACCGCGGCCGGCTCCGTCGTCACGACGTCCGCCATGCGTGTCGAGCGCGCGGCCCACACGGCAACCGCGCTACGTGATGGTCGGGTGCTCGTGGCGGGAGGATTCACCAACGAGGAGAACGCGGTTAGCGGAGCGGAGCTGTTCGATCCGGCCGGATGGCGATTCGCCGCGCTGCCGCGCATGCGTACGCTACGACACAGCCACACCGCGACGCTGCTGCCCGACGGCAAGGTCCTGCTCGTGGGTGGCTACACGGCGGGCTCCACCGTGCTCGCCGCCGCTGAGTTGTTCGATCCGGCAACCAATCGCTTCGTGCCCACCGGATCACTTGGTGCGGCGCGCGCGGGGCACGTTGCGGTCGCTCTCCCGAATGGGAAGGTGCTCATTGCCGGCGGTGTGGGTCCAGCGTGGAGTTTTCTCTCCAGCGCCGAGATCTACGATCCGGCCACCGGACGCTTTACGCCCACGGGGAGCATGATCATCGCCCGTGAGAGTCACGCGGCGGTGCTGCTGCAGAGCGGTCATGTCCTTGTCGTTGGCGGGCATCAGGGGCGTCGCGCGGACATCACGCTCTTCACGTCAGCCGAACGCTATGACGTAACGAGCGGCACCTTCCGGAAAGTCGGCGACATGCGCGTGCGCCGGCATAAGCACGATGCCGTGTTGTTGCGCGACGGGCGGGTGCTGATCACCGGTGGCACCGATGAGCGCGACAGCGACGGCATTTACAACAGCACCGAGTTGTTCGATCCGACCTCCGCCACGTTCACGATGGGGCCGGACCTCGTACGTCCACGCTACAAGCACAACGGCAGCGCCGTGCTCCTGGTCAACGGCACCGTGCTGATTGCTGGTGGGGCCGCACAAGCCGAGACGTTCGATCCGCGATCGAGTGCGTTCTCGCTGGTTTCCGGCAATAGTCAGATGGCGGGCCAGTTCTCCGCCGTCGCGCCAATCAAGAATGGCGGCGTGCTGATCACCGGGGGCTACGGCGGCGGACGCGGGCCGCGCGCGAGCGCATGGGTGTATCGGCCGTAA
- a CDS encoding amidase has protein sequence MLTSSRALRSCAAALAVATLGCAPPAVPVAVNAADRDLLDVTVPALEQLYADKRYTVTQVVQWHLDRIDRYNGVYGALETVLRESALADAARLDAEAATGDRATRGPLWGVPIVIKANTSVQGQITTAGWEGFTRAGHELIAPKDATIVTRLRAAGAIIVGLANMPDLANSDTNRSSSFGRTGNAYDVRFSPGGSSGSVVTAVAANMAVLGNGTDTGNSIRMPAATSALVGVFPTRGVVSIAGIAPLDWLLDNTGPIARTVTDAAIALAVMAGKDSLDPTTRSAPDSLRVTTEGLAAASLKGKRFGVPAFIMAGSGIPFHGIPAGVPERAADSIRAAANMALRDDTRALFMKAVESLRTAGAEVVIGDGILPTTFATMASRVSTYAYMRDGTDRFLATFGPAAYHSAAQYEQVVGAPLYVSSIGVEEHFRVMPGVRLEQRTLERDAEAERNYHAPRRAMLAEYVATLDRLKLDGFVYPAIQMAPPDESMPQDGRVSEGPHSATSWVNMIGVPAVVVYAGNYANGLPFGLEFSARPWTDRALLGIASAWEQATPKRTPPKLVEAGLLSVVKARTAK, from the coding sequence ATGCTGACCTCTTCGAGGGCCTTGCGCTCGTGTGCGGCGGCCCTGGCCGTCGCGACGCTCGGCTGCGCGCCGCCCGCGGTACCGGTCGCCGTCAATGCGGCCGACCGTGATCTGCTCGATGTCACCGTGCCGGCGTTGGAGCAGCTGTACGCCGACAAGCGCTACACGGTGACCCAGGTAGTACAGTGGCACCTTGATCGCATCGATCGCTACAACGGTGTATATGGCGCGCTTGAAACGGTATTGCGCGAGAGTGCGCTGGCCGACGCCGCGCGACTCGACGCGGAAGCGGCGACGGGCGATCGCGCGACACGCGGTCCGCTGTGGGGCGTACCGATTGTGATCAAGGCCAACACCAGCGTGCAGGGGCAGATCACCACCGCCGGCTGGGAAGGCTTCACGCGGGCGGGACACGAATTGATTGCGCCCAAGGATGCGACGATCGTGACGAGGTTGCGCGCCGCCGGTGCGATCATCGTGGGCCTCGCCAACATGCCCGATCTTGCCAACAGCGATACGAATCGCAGCAGCTCGTTTGGTCGCACCGGCAATGCGTATGACGTGCGCTTCTCGCCCGGCGGCTCGAGTGGCAGCGTGGTGACCGCCGTTGCCGCGAACATGGCGGTGTTGGGGAACGGCACGGACACGGGTAACTCCATTCGCATGCCGGCCGCCACGAGTGCGCTGGTTGGGGTATTCCCAACTCGTGGCGTGGTAAGCATCGCCGGTATCGCGCCGCTCGATTGGCTGCTCGACAACACGGGTCCGATTGCGCGTACCGTGACCGATGCTGCGATCGCGCTGGCGGTCATGGCGGGGAAGGACTCGCTCGATCCGACAACACGGTCAGCGCCGGATTCGCTGCGCGTAACCACGGAGGGCTTGGCTGCCGCCTCGCTCAAGGGCAAGCGCTTCGGCGTACCCGCGTTCATCATGGCCGGCAGCGGCATCCCGTTTCACGGCATTCCCGCGGGCGTGCCGGAACGCGCTGCCGATTCCATTCGCGCCGCCGCCAACATGGCGCTGCGCGACGATACGCGCGCGTTGTTCATGAAGGCGGTGGAATCGCTGCGCACCGCCGGTGCCGAGGTCGTGATCGGTGACGGCATTCTGCCGACCACGTTCGCGACGATGGCGAGCCGCGTGTCGACCTATGCCTACATGCGTGATGGCACCGACCGCTTTCTCGCCACGTTTGGTCCCGCCGCGTATCACTCGGCCGCGCAGTATGAGCAGGTCGTTGGCGCACCATTGTATGTGTCGTCGATTGGCGTGGAAGAGCACTTCCGCGTCATGCCCGGCGTGCGCCTCGAGCAACGCACGCTCGAGCGCGACGCGGAGGCGGAACGAAATTATCACGCGCCGCGTCGTGCCATGCTGGCGGAGTACGTGGCGACCCTTGACCGCCTGAAACTGGACGGATTCGTGTATCCGGCCATTCAGATGGCACCACCAGATGAATCGATGCCGCAGGACGGACGCGTCAGCGAGGGTCCGCACTCGGCCACGAGCTGGGTGAACATGATCGGCGTGCCGGCGGTGGTCGTGTATGCCGGCAACTATGCGAACGGCCTACCCTTCGGCCTCGAATTCTCGGCGCGTCCGTGGACCGACCGTGCGCTGCTGGGTATCGCGTCAGCGTGGGAGCAGGCGACACCCAAGCGCACGCCGCCGAAGCTGGTGGAGGCGGGATTGCTGTCGGTGGTGAAGGCGCGCACCGCCAAGTAG
- a CDS encoding PHB depolymerase family esterase — MHTPPFVTRSLGLASALIVSFAPTHARAQAQTGILSLSVTNTTLKNQVKPTGELKTQIDSLDVLIASASKYGRTSELRRLFAQSNALLQKRPWTPEAEFASSVVVRSDRLIVDPSRPWTVRLEQSFSPTIALERPLTARVALRQRDAANPRAPLALVKELGSFDGVPRDLRDSPFAINADLQHVPDGSYVVTVEMSDSARTLGTANLGIVVRNGLDASMKRLEAAAAKAPEPLRSDLLFPIDRMRTVNASRVALGTFNAARDFAAAESLLKSVAAGKNPWVGRTGDLKRHYRLEAADEIMPYRLYIPTAYAAKKPLPLIIALHGLGATEDSFFEAYGGTLPKLAEQRGYIVAAPLGYRVDGGYGVALGGGNDPAAVRARTLSEQDVMNVLAAVRTQYAVDSTRIYLVGHSMGAIGTWAIAAKTPTLWSALGVYSGFGVASTAKAIGGIPQFVVHGDADPTVPVGGSRVMVAALKNVGANVQYIEVAGGNHTNVVEPNFAAMFDFFDRLPRRSNR, encoded by the coding sequence ATGCATACACCGCCATTCGTCACGAGGTCGCTAGGGCTCGCGTCCGCCCTGATCGTCAGTTTCGCACCAACGCACGCGCGCGCTCAGGCCCAAACCGGGATTCTGTCGCTCAGCGTCACGAATACGACGCTCAAGAATCAGGTCAAACCGACCGGTGAGCTCAAGACGCAGATCGATTCACTCGATGTGCTTATTGCCAGCGCGTCGAAGTACGGCCGCACGTCCGAGCTGCGACGACTGTTCGCGCAATCGAACGCGTTGCTGCAAAAGCGACCGTGGACGCCGGAAGCGGAGTTCGCGAGTTCTGTGGTGGTGCGGTCGGATCGCTTGATCGTCGATCCATCGCGCCCGTGGACCGTGCGCCTCGAGCAGAGCTTCTCGCCGACCATCGCCCTCGAGCGCCCGCTCACGGCGCGCGTGGCGCTTCGCCAGCGGGACGCGGCGAATCCGCGTGCACCGCTGGCCCTCGTGAAAGAACTCGGGAGTTTCGATGGCGTGCCGCGTGACCTGCGTGATTCGCCGTTCGCGATCAACGCCGACCTGCAGCACGTGCCCGACGGCTCGTATGTGGTGACCGTCGAGATGTCGGACAGCGCGCGCACGCTTGGCACCGCCAACCTTGGCATTGTCGTGCGGAACGGCCTCGACGCGTCGATGAAGCGGCTCGAAGCCGCAGCGGCGAAGGCGCCGGAGCCGTTGCGGTCGGACCTGCTGTTCCCCATCGACCGCATGCGCACGGTAAACGCCAGCCGCGTGGCGCTCGGCACGTTCAACGCCGCGCGTGACTTCGCTGCGGCGGAATCGCTGCTGAAATCGGTAGCGGCAGGCAAGAACCCGTGGGTCGGACGGACCGGTGATCTCAAGCGGCATTACCGTCTCGAGGCGGCCGACGAGATCATGCCATATCGCCTCTACATCCCGACGGCATACGCCGCGAAGAAGCCACTGCCGCTGATCATTGCGCTGCACGGATTGGGCGCCACCGAAGACTCATTCTTTGAAGCGTACGGCGGCACGCTACCGAAGTTGGCCGAGCAGCGTGGCTATATCGTGGCGGCACCGCTGGGCTATCGAGTGGATGGCGGCTACGGCGTGGCGCTCGGTGGTGGAAACGATCCGGCCGCCGTGCGCGCACGCACGCTGAGTGAACAGGATGTGATGAACGTGCTGGCCGCCGTGCGCACGCAATACGCCGTCGACAGCACCCGCATCTATCTCGTGGGCCACTCGATGGGCGCCATCGGCACGTGGGCGATTGCCGCGAAGACGCCGACGCTGTGGTCCGCGCTGGGTGTGTACTCCGGGTTCGGCGTGGCGTCGACCGCCAAGGCGATCGGTGGCATTCCGCAGTTTGTGGTGCACGGCGATGCCGATCCCACGGTGCCCGTGGGCGGCTCGCGCGTGATGGTAGCCGCGCTCAAGAATGTCGGTGCCAACGTGCAGTACATCGAGGTGGCGGGCGGTAATCACACGAATGTGGTGGAGCCGAATTTCGCGGCGATGTTCGACTTTTTCGATCGCCTTCCGCGCCGGTCAAATCGTTGA
- a CDS encoding GIY-YIG nuclease family protein — translation MRNLETGEALIGRSIDLHSVVNRERTSLRFGGHSNRRLQQDWNARGADAFVFEVLDTLTSPDFDPTEDLVLLETMWRERMQADGHGSYSTRASVKRA, via the coding sequence GTGCGCAACCTCGAGACCGGTGAGGCGCTGATCGGGCGCTCCATCGATCTGCATTCGGTCGTTAACCGCGAACGGACCTCGCTGCGCTTTGGCGGGCATTCCAACCGGCGCTTGCAGCAAGACTGGAACGCGCGCGGCGCCGACGCTTTCGTGTTCGAAGTGCTCGACACCCTGACCTCGCCCGACTTCGATCCCACCGAAGATCTGGTGCTGCTGGAAACCATGTGGCGCGAACGCATGCAGGCCGACGGTCACGGCAGCTACAGCACGCGGGCATCCGTGAAGCGCGCATGA